In a genomic window of Candidatus Tumulicola sp.:
- a CDS encoding HAD-IIB family hydrolase, protein MKQLMVFDLDGTLAPSKSSIDDEMAGLLRDLLARSQVSIISGGDFPQFQKQVVDRLAPGSDLTRLTLLPTCGTKFFRYDNGWQKLYSEDLTPDQKKLIESALDAAVAESGFGVAKTWGPAIEDRGSQITYSALGQQAPLDAKKTWDPDFSKRKKIAELAAPALKDFSVRMGGETSIDVTKPGIDKAYGIYKLRDVLKIPIERMLYVGDALFPGGNDYPARSTGADCISVRDPEDTKGVIQTAIAYLG, encoded by the coding sequence ATGAAGCAACTGATGGTCTTCGACTTAGACGGCACCCTAGCGCCGAGCAAATCTTCGATCGACGACGAGATGGCCGGACTGTTGCGCGACTTGCTCGCGCGCAGCCAAGTATCGATCATCTCGGGCGGCGACTTTCCGCAATTTCAGAAGCAGGTCGTGGACCGTCTCGCGCCCGGCAGCGATTTGACGCGACTGACGCTGCTGCCGACATGCGGAACTAAATTCTTCCGTTACGACAACGGTTGGCAAAAGCTGTACTCTGAAGACTTGACGCCGGATCAAAAGAAGTTGATCGAGAGCGCGCTCGACGCCGCCGTCGCCGAGTCGGGATTCGGCGTTGCGAAAACGTGGGGACCCGCGATCGAAGACCGGGGCAGCCAGATTACGTATTCCGCCCTGGGACAGCAGGCGCCGCTGGACGCAAAAAAAACGTGGGATCCCGATTTTAGCAAACGTAAGAAAATCGCGGAGTTGGCCGCTCCGGCACTCAAAGATTTCTCGGTCCGGATGGGCGGGGAGACGTCGATCGACGTCACCAAGCCCGGCATCGATAAAGCTTACGGCATCTATAAATTGCGCGATGTTCTGAAGATTCCGATCGAGCGAATGTTGTACGTCGGCGACGCGCTGTTTCCGGGCGGCAACGATTATCCGGCGCGCTCGACCGGAGCCGATTGCATTTCCGTTCGCGATCCGGAAGACACCAAAGGCGTGATACAAACGGCGATCGCCTATCTCGGATAG